CCTAGTATTGTACCACGAACGAAAACACATACTCGCTTCACAGGCTTGGGAAATGGTGggcatcaacagcctgcCCGTTTTTGTTCTCCTTGGGCTCAGCGTCGGGAGGGCGTTATATCCCAGGTATGGAAGATCCTTGTCTCCAGAAAGTCCCTTGTATTGACCCGTCTCAGTAGCAATCACTTCGTGTCGGCGCTCCTCCCTCGACAAGACGACTTTGTTGATGACCTAGCCTGTGGGCCACAGTGTGAGCCAGGAGTTTGTGGGACCGGCTCTTGTGCATTTGACTCGATCACGCCCGAGGCCTTTCGGGATTTCAGTCCTCAGAATATCTCAGAGGTCAGGCCGCCAATCTTTGGGGGTCATAAATCGGGTATAAAGTCTGGTGGAGGAAACAAGACCCTTTCTCGGCGGGTTTTTCGATACGGCTTTACTAGCAACAATTACAATGGGAAAAAGCCGACCGTAGGAGAAGCAGATTATTACCTTCCCCAGGTCCTGCTACATGACAGGGAGAACGATTATTTCGGAAATGCTGACGGTTTTTTTGTTACTGGTAAGTCTCCACATGAGAGCTATTTTCTATCAAAACCTCGTAGCTAACCAGGTTTCCAGGCTCGGAAGCCGCAGTGATGAGCCAGAGACAATTTGGCGACGAACCGTTTCAATTTGGTACCAACGGTCTACATGGCTGTACAATGGTGACCATTGTCTCGAGGCGGGCTGTCTGGATGGTATGTGCATGGTATGTGATGGGTTATTCTGACCTTTGCTGATCAATTTAGGCACATTTCTGGGAGGTTTTCTCTCATTCCGGGAAGTTTGGAGTCGAGCCAAATGACATAACGTACATGGGTTTCCGGGAGAGGGTCCTCGATGTAATCAGGGATATCCCAGTGACCAACCCTGTTAACCCGCCAGGGGGCAAAGTGTATGAGCCGCCTGTTGGGCCCAGGATCGACCCCAACTTGTTCAACCGGCCTGACGACGGCACCCAGATTCTCCTCTATGTTCCCAACCCGATGGGATCCGAGGGCGTAGAAAAAGCGACACAGCGATATGCAAAAAGAAATGCACAAATGATTGACGCGCTCAGGGAGCGCGTTGGAGGGGATCCCGTGGTGAAAACATTCATCTACAATGCCCTCTATTATGATAATCCGGCTGATAAGGCCTTGAGTCGCACCACCCGCAGAGGGATGGCTTTGTTCCAGTACGATCCGAACAGCAATAAGAGAAAAAAACGGGCGTGGAGGCTGTTGTATGAAAATGGCTTTTATTCGGGGGTGATTGAATAAGGAAAGAGGGGTAGGGCTTGGCAGATGCAggcataaatatatagatgaGGCTACTTCCCAGCTAGTTTACTTCCCAGTTAGAAACCACATGCGCCATGGCttcccttctttccctccccTTAGAGGTCCTTGACCGTGTCTATGAATATGTCGCTTCAGGCTACCAGCCCAGCCTGTCGTCCCTAGCTCTCGTCAACAGATATTGTTACCGGGCTGCTAGTAAACATCGCTTCCGACGTGTTACAATCAGGGCTCCCCTTGATCAGGGCATTAAACGATGGACCGACCTCCTCCAGTCTGCGTCTGCCTTTACCGACGTCCGCAGACTATCAATCATGTCTCCAAATGAAGGAGGATACAACTCCAAGCATTCATATTATACAAATGATCTGGATGACTTGACTTGCATCGACGAGTACTTTGATCCGGCAATCTGGAATCTTTTCAGGTCTCCTCATCAATACAAGGATGACAATGAATGGGAATCTCTGGTCAATCTAGTCGACCAATTATCCGGGCTCCAGGATTTAGTCTGGGCCTGCGAGGTTCCATTTCCGCCTCCCCTACTAGACATCCTGCATCAGAAATTACCTGACTGCAGACTGCATAACATGGCGTTTAAGCTCCCAAGTCTTCACTACCATGCGCACTACCCACAGGACGTTGATAACAGAGACTTTACCCTGGCTACATCTCCAAACCTAACCAGTGCTCTTGTCCCGATATCACATTACGACCATGATGGCAACGTGGCATATAATGAGGAGGCAGTGATACAAATGTCGGCAGAACTCGCGCTAAACTTGAGAGAAGTGCATGTTGCACGAAGGCCTATCGAGGCCTGTAATACACGTTACGAGGCTATAAAACGAGGTCGACCACCCTGGCCGGGCTTCTTCCCTAACAGCCCTACGAAGCATGGATCTGGGCCGCTAAAGCAGGCACGCCTGCAACGGTGGAGCCTGAACCCTGCTGCAATATATACATTCAAACTCTGGGAGAACAAGCTCGACTTTTCGACCCTCCAAGTTCTCCATCTCTGGGAGGTGGATGTAAAAACTTTGTTATCCGCGAGTTCTCACAGCTTCAAGTCTCTCAGGGTCCTGGCATTACACTTGAAGTATCCTGAAGACCATAACATGGATTACAGCCTAGATGAGgctatatatttagataaaGCCGCAGCCTCGTTTGTCCTAGCACTTCCTCCTCTTAAGAAAGTCCATTTCTCCGGAGTACACAGACACGAGAACACGTTTCAAACAATCCTACAGCTCCATGGAGCAACACTACATACATTATcacttatattattaccatcctcttccttaCCAGGCCCTCTTATGACAGTCAGTCGAGTCCAGCAGATTCAAGCACACTGTCCGAATATCCGCGACTTACGAGTTTCTATCTTACGCACCCGGGGTAATGCAGCAGAAAGCGAGGCTACAATATATCAGACTCTTGGATTATTCACTTACCTCACACACTTGGagctccagcttcatctgAGAGATCCCTATCCTGAGTCTCTAGTTAACGACGCTGATTATATAGATCCTCAGCAAATACCCGACCAGGAACTCCTTGTACGCGCAGCAGTGGACGAACCACTCGCTCGAGAGATCTTCACCAAAATCATAACCGCTGGGGCACGCTCGCTGCAATACCTGAGAGTAAAAACATCAACTACCTGGATCCCACAAAATATCAAGCCTATCGCGTCTATTATGGCCCGGCATTGGGACTGCATCAGAATCCCCAGGGTCGGAAATAACCCCGCGGACATCCAAGTCGACGTGAAAGAGATCGGTACGAGACTGAGAGATTTAAGAAGGAGGGAACATGGGGGACTTAAGGTGGGCCTGGCCCCGTACGAGAAGATATTCCGCGAGCTCTGGCCTGTAAAGGGAGAGAGCTGGGAAGAGGATTGGCATAGCTTTCCCTTGGAGGCAAGTAAGGGTGTTTGAACTGAGTTTATGTCAGTCATGTGTTTACACGGTATAAGTATGGAGTAAggaattattttatttaatctgATATTTCATGTTTAAGTAGTAGTATTTGATTCAATGTCCCTCCACATAACAACCCGAGTAATAGTTATATCACATCATGCACCTTCTACGGATTTTCTAGCTCATGCCCGGTAACTTAAGCTTGTTTCTTGACAGTACCCGTCATGCTTGAAATGGAAAGCAGGGGGCGATTGCATCAATTTTTGGAACCGGGTGGattggaaaaaaaaaaaaaaaaaaaaaaaaaaaagggctGACCACGAGAATGGCTAAGGAGACAATATCAAAAGTTTGTTCCAGATACAGCAGGCTATAGTACATGGATGTTAAATTACCGTTGACACAATACCATCACCATGGAGCACGAATACTTATGTTTGAGTCTGGGCCGTCTGGTTCAAGTCGCCAACTAAGAAGCTTTCGCTTACCTATATACGAGTGCTCGAGTGCTCATGCTTCTCCATCAACTGCCAGGCCAGGAATGCGTCTGTTTCGAAACAAATCCACGAAGATCTGGTGATCAAGACAAGCCTGGGCGCTGTACTGATGAGTAAATACCTCcagtatatctataaatctCTCCTTATCAGCCGCAATTGCAGCGTTAATAGCCTGTTCTGGAGAGAAAGGCACTAGCTCCGAGTATCTGCTATTGTTATCCCTTGCTTCGTGTATTATGGCCGTGGCTCTACCCAGATCTGCTACTACGGTGGTTATTACGTATCGTCAGGTACTTGGGTACATATATACCATGGCTTGACCGAAGCGGCAATTTCTCAACGAGACCCAGCCTATGGAATATAAATTTAGCCTGACATAGGATGGAAGCATTCCTTCAGAACTATTGTCAAGCAATACCTACATGAGCCCCAGGTGCCCAGCCTCACCGCCCACCGAATCTTCAAGGCGAGTCAGATCTAGGAACGCCTCGGATACCAAGATCTGCCCCTCGTTCGCAGCTTTCCACCTACGTACTTAGAAATCTACCGCCATTTCTGAAACACCCAAGGGAACAGACCAACTCACCATGCCCGACGATAAAAAAGAACCGCTCCTCTCCACCTCGGACGACCTACCCCCCGCCTACGAAGCCACAACTCCAACACCCGCCCCTTCAAAACGCcaactcccaccacccccgcctctccctctccccgTGCTCCAGGATCTTCGCACCAAGCGCGTAGTCCTTGCCTCACAATCCccgcgccgccgccaaatAATCTCCTACCTGGGCCTGCCTAACATCGAAATCATCCCGTCCGACTTCGCCGAAGACCTCCCCCACAGCCTGCAACCCTTTGAATATGTCCTAGCAACAGCCACGCAAAAGGCGCAAGATGTGTACGCGCGCGAGATCCTCaacgaggagaagggcgagcCCGCGCTCATCTTAGCGGCAGATACGATTGTCGTGGAGCCGCAGTCGGGTAATATATTGGAAAAACCGCGCTCGGAAGCGCATCATATTGCCATGCTCAAGAGTTTAAGGGATACGAAGACACATAAAGTCTACACGGCAATTGTAGCGATGGCGCCGCTGGATAGTGCGCGGGATCCTGGGTATGCGATTGAGACAGCGGTTGAGGAGACAAATGTCAAGTTTGATGGCGAGGTGACGGATGAGTTGATTTTGGCTTATGTGCGGACGCGGGAAGGGGTTGATAAGGCGGGGGGGTATGGGATGCAGGGGCTGGGGAGTATTTTGGTGGAAAAGATTGATGGGAGTGCGGATAATGTTATTGGGTTGCCGTTGAAGACGACATTGAAGGTTATTGAGAAGGTCATGGCGAaggcagatgatgatgatctgttaggaggagaggaaggcgagggggaatcagaagaagaggattaATTGAATGCCATTTGGCATCGATGTTTAAACGTTAGACGTTGGAGATACCCAGTGGGTTATAGATGGAAGGGGAGTATCCGGAAATAGTCATATTTTCAAGCTCAGTGAGATCCAGGTCTATCCTGAGTTGGGCTACCGATAaaaaatgaaataaaatatacaaaGGCAGACGCCCTAACATAGAAAACAACTCTGATATAAAGTGACGGAAATGAAAATGggtaaaagaaagaaaccAAACATGTCCTGTCTATGCCTTCCAGATCCGCTTAACAGTCTCTGTCAGACCGACATCGTTTGTTTCAAGTTCGTACAGACCAACAGCCGTGGTAAGAGTGAAACCACGCAGAAGCCAGTTCAGGAATGAAGCGGTCTTGGGGACACGGCGTGCGGGGAAGTAATCAATGATGGAAGCCCTGTAGAGGTGTTAGATCTTCACATTGTGGATTTGAAGCCGCTGAGACACATACTGGAATCCAACGTGCGAgtgaaggatgatgagcgAGCAGAGAATAGCATCCGTCGTGGGGTTGAGGGAGCCGGCAGCGAAAGGAGCGATGGTAAGAGGGATCAGACCAACAGCGACCGCTCTATTTGACGATATTAGCAAAGTTCCGAGTATTCGTTGCGAATTCTGTGTGGATTGGGCGCACCTCTCAAAAGTCCAGTGGTAGCTGCCGTGCGAAGGGTGAGGCGTAGGGATAGGAGCCGGGTCATTCACTGCGTAAAAGGCTGGTTAATATCCGTCCAAAAACCGAGGTGCTTCTCGAAATATTCCGCATGTCCTTCTATCCAGAGATACGATTCAAGTATTCAATTTCCCCCTCTTTCAAATTGCATATCCCGGGTTCGCGAGGATAGGTGTGAAGGTTTAACGTACGTGTTCCGTGGATGGATTCTATATTGCAATTAGTTAGCATCATTCTTAACACCCGCATCATCTCGGGCTTTGCCCATGAAATCCTCCAAATCTTAAGAGATCCAAGAAAGTAACAATCAATTCTGGCGCACTCACGAGGCTCAGGAGGCAggatctgcttcttcgcggaggCGTGAAAGGCGACGACCTGGGAGACCCCAGCGGCATTCCGGGTCGCCAGCGGCGCCCGGAAGGCAGAGAGGCAAGACTGGCGCATGAGAGAAGCCATTGTGAAAATTCTGGTGTTGACGCAGAAAAAAATGACTTCTTTTCGCGATTCAGCGCACTGGGAGACACAGAACAGAAGATACAGTCGTGAAGTCGAAGTTCCGCTGGAACCTCGGGAGTCCGCTCGGGATGCAGTCATCACATTAGGGATCAGGTGATTGGCTGGCGACCCTCCGCCCAGCCGAATTTGGCCGACTGTCGGCAATCGTTCATGCGATGGCACGAGCCACGAGATGAGAGCTGTGTTCTGCATATCTGCATTTATACTTAAGAGAGGGCCCTACTTGAGGGAGCGACGCCATTTGCGCCCTTTCACGATGTTTAATCACAAATAAGGGTCCGTTTAAAAGATGCTACCAGTCTCAAATACAATATGTTGGCATCATTCTTCAATTGCCGAGGGTGAGAGATAACCCGCAGGATGTTACGGATAGTATTGTGCCTCAAGCAGCACCTATCCTATTGAAAAACGCCCAAACCCATACAAGCCAACTTGTCATGATTATCGTTCCTCATTAAAACTTCAAGACAGCTTTGCCCAAGTTCTTTCCGTGGAAAATACCGACTAGCCCTTCCGCCGCGTTATCAATGCCCTCCGTTTCGTGGATGAGGGTCTTAAATGAGCCATCCTTGATCCATTTCTGCACATTCTCCTGATGCTCCTTGGTGTACTTGTCTCCCATTCCAGCATCGCCGACAATAAATCCGCGCATAGTCAGACGCTTTGTAAGCACAAAACTGATGTTCTTTATCGGATATGGTGCGCTGTTGTACTGAGAGATCATACCGCAGACGACGACGCGGCCAAAGTTGTTGATCGCTTCCAGGGCCGCTTCCAAATGCTCTCCCCCGACGTTCTCGTAATAGATGTCGATCCCGTTAGGGGCTAGGCGAGCTAGAGCATCTGCAGGCTTTTCCTTCTTATAGTTGAACCCTCCGTCAAACCCTAGGTCCTTGATAATGTAGTCGAGCTTCTCGTCCGATCCTACACTACCGATGACCTTGAGTCCCTCGTGCTTGGCAAGTTGGCCGACCAACTGACCGACAGCACCGCTGGCGGCGGAGACGAAGATCGTCTCTCCCTTCTTTGGCTGGCCAATCTCATAGAGCGAGGAGTAGGCCGTCAAGCCCGGCATACCTAGTGCACCCAAAAAGACTCTGATGTCTTGGATACCCAGCGGGTTTTCGAGGGGGCGGATTCGAGACAATTCATCGGCGCCTACCGAGACATAGTCTTGAATAGGTAGGCGTCCAATGATAAGGTCGCCTTCCTTGTAGGAAGCATTGTTGGATCGGACAACCTTGGCGATAGTTGCGCTTTCAATAGGCTTGTTGAGAAAGAAGGGAGGAGCATAAGATTTGACTTCAGCGCTGCGCATACGACCTCGCATGTAGGGGTCGAAGCTGGTGTAAAGCGACTGCAAAAAAACGCCGTCCGCAGGTGCCGCAGCGTTTGCATCGTACGAGACAGACTCAACGCCGAGGTGTTCTCCGGGAACAGGGTATCCCTCGGGGATTTTCTTGAAGATGAGAGCTTTATTCGTGGCCATTGTGGTTAGAGGTGTCAAGGATATGCAAAAGCAATGAGAGGCCTGTAAAAATTAGGTCTAGAGATAGATGTAAGTTGATGATATCAGACAGCAAACCTCCCGTTGGCATGAAATGTTTTGGCTTTATAAGTTCCTCGGCATGCTCAAGAATAGAGCGGGGCAGAGCCAAAATGTGCAGACTCAGACTGCGGATTATAAAGCATGATCCCACCTCGAGAACATTCTCGAGAATGGGAGCCAGCACAGCAGATCTCAAACGGGTGGCCCAGTGGTTACGTCTGGAGTTGATTCCGAAAACGGTACTGTGGCGCGCAGCAACGGAAGATAATGCAGGATTAACTGGCATAAAATAACAAGGATCTCGGTAAACGGGGCATCAGTATGATCGTTTGCGTGATGGCGCCGCAAGAAGACACCTTCTTGGTGAAAGAACCGAGGATGAACTCCATCTGGGGCTCGGGGGTATTGCTTGAAGGAGGAGACAACGCCCTCGGCGCTGGTGAGGTCACTATGAACTAGAAACCCGAGCAATCGGTGAAGAAAAAGCTCCCTCTGCTCTTTCCCCTTCGGGTTGTGCATCGATTGTCGGGTGACATCAAATTGATTGATAATGAGACATCAGATACAGAGCCCACGCAGCCACGATTGGCAGTCGTCGGAGAATTAAAAAGCGACTTTATGTCGGGTTACGAACTCTAGTCAAAGCCCAACAACCCGCCATTCCCGATCGGAAGATGATTCCTGAATTCCTCGAGAGGCGCCTAGAGAAGCCCGAATCCTTATACGGTGTCTAAGTACTTCCTACTCcctagtagtagtagatgTAAACTGTATAGCAAACATGAGTCTGGAGCCTCAACTGGCGCGATtttatgcctgaggcagcaacgCCTCCGAGCGGACCGGCCCCGTCAGGCGCAATACTGTAGTACTCAGTTCCTGCTAAGGttctcaacaacaccatgatGTTGAAATTAACCTTGTCAGGGCACAGAACCACAATGGTCAATGGGAATACTCCATAAACAGATCTCGCCCCCTAATTTCGCCTAGATCTTAGTTAACTCCAGGTCTCCCTGTGTAGTCAGCGTGCGATGGCCAATCACCATGAGCCTCGCCGCCTTCCAGGGAAATCCGCGACTTTTCTGCCAGTTGATATTTTCGTAGATAAGAAGTTCCGTCTGGTTTTTTCTCTCCGTTGCCATCAGCCGTGCTTCTTCCCAACCTTGTTTGGATTAACCTTTTTCGTCGTTTGTTGTTTCTCTGCATCTTCTTATTTGGGATATCTTGCATATATCTCCTCTATCTTACCAACCATGTTGGTTGCCTTTCGTCGCTCCGCTGTGAGCCACGCGCTGCGATCCTCTCCCCGAACGTTGTCGGCGAGACCAACTCCTCAGCGCCTCCAATCGCTCTATTCATCAATTACGGGGCCATCGTACGCGCCAAAATCGCTGTTTCATTCGTCTCCTTTTAGATTCTCGTCATCGGCGATTTCTGTTGAGAAAGATGCCACCGAGAAATTTGATCTGGACCAGCCCGGGCAATCAACTTCGTTTCGGAAGTTAGCAGAGGATGGAACAGTTTCACGTCCATTAATCGACTGTATCACATCACATTTGCGCCTGGAGAATATGACGGAAGTTCAACGATTGACAATTCCTGAATCCGTAAATGGCGGCGACTTGTTTGTTTGCCCTTCCCaaactcctccctcttcccctttaAATTCAACCGTACTAATTTGAAAACTCAAAAGGTTGGCCCAAGCCAAGACTGGTACTGGTAAAACACTTGCTTTCCTTGTTCCTGTCCTGGAGAGGCTTGCCAAGGATCGTTCTTTGAATAAATCGATTATCCGTCGCGGCCGGAAGGTTGGAACTATTGATATTAGATCAATCATCATTTCTCCCACGCGAGAATTGGCCGAACAGATTGCAGACCAGGCTGCACCCCTCGCTTCCAGACTTGGATTGATTGTACAGAAAGCGGTGGGAGGCACTCAGAAACGGGACGCTTTGCGGCGAGTCTATGCAGAGGGCTGTCACATCCTAGTTGCAACCCCCGGTAGACTTCGGGATCTGCTATCCAACCACGTCAGTGGCGTGACGGCCCCAAAGCTATCTTCACTTGTTCTGGATGAGGCTGATCGCTTGCTGGACCAAGGGTTTGCTCCCGAACTTATGGAAATCCAAAATCTGCTTCCGGACCCAAAGGAAGTCGACCGTCAGACGCTCATGTTCTCTGCCACTGTAGCCCCAGAAGTTGTGGGTATGGTTCGCAACACCATGAAGCCTGATTTCAAGTTTATCAAAACCGTCAACGACAATGAGATTCCAACGCATCTTTCTGTTCCGCAAAAGACAGTGATCCTAAATGGCCTCGAAAACGCTATGCCGGCTCTCTTAGAATTGGTTAAGCTTAATTTGGACAGAGTCCCCCCATTCAAGGCGATTGTGTACTTGAACTCCACCAAACATACGAGTACTGCATATGAAATATTTAGGCACCTGCTGATTGACCCCGAAACACCGCGAAGCGGTAACCCTCTCGATCCGTTATTCCGAGGCGAGATTCATTCGCGCCTGTCACAGGCCGAAAGAACACGAGTTTCGAACAAATTTCGAAGGTGTAAATCGGGTATCCTTTTCTCATCCGACGTCACTTCCCGTGGTATGGATTTCCCCGGCGTAACCCACGTTATCCAAATCGGTACGCCAAGAGATCGTGATACCTACATCCATCGTCTGGGCCGAACGGCTCGCGCCGGTAGGACGGGCGAAGGATGGATTTTCCTCCATCAAGGGGAAAAGGGTGCATTCGATCGCATGATGCGGGATATTCCCGTCCACGTGGACAACACAACCCTCACTACCGCTGGCCTCAACATGTTGGACGAGGCCGAAGTGACCCCCGAGGCTCTATCCACCTTGATGCAAGTCAAGTCGGCCACTGCTCAACTTTTGCCAGAAGCCAAAGAGGAGACAATCTCGGCCATACTTGCGACTTTGTCTGGAATTTTCAAGAACAAGCGGATGTTGAGCACCGCTATCCAAGACCTCTCAGTCCATGGTTTCGGCCTCCGCTCTACACCATCGATGAGTGAGTATAGGTCCCAGATTTTAGGTCTTGACCAGGAGGATGGTTTTGTCGTCCGCACTCATCGCCGCACCAATCCCCGCGGTGGCCGTGATTTCGCTCGCGGTCGTGGTCACGGTCGTGATTCCTTCGGTGGTGGCCGTGACCGTCGTGACTCATTTGGTGGCCGTCGCGAATCCTCCGGTGGTCGTCGCGAATCCTTCGGTGGTGGCCGTGATCGTGGCTCCGGCCGTGGACGTGGTGAGCGCCGTGAGCGCGAGAACATTGGCGAGTGGCTCCACCAACGGAGGGATGAGTGGGCTTAAACCATACAGCTAGCCCTCGAAGTTCTCGGTACCACCAAGTATCTCCCAACTGTTAGGAGGTAGCACTTAGACACCCGCCTAAGCTGTCCTCTAATAATCAACCTACGTACCATGAAACCCCGCCTCTACTTCTTTGAAAAGACAacttctctctccctctcgcAAGCACGACGGCGAAAAAAAGGCGTTTGACGACCCCAGAAACCAGCAATCCCAAACTCAGATGCATTGGGCGGCGTTTATATTATTCGGAAATTACTCACCTCTCTCCTTCCCTTTCTCGCAATCACTTCGGGTGCCTCGATTTGTTCTTGATGGTTCGGTTCGACTTCCCTTATTCTTGTAATTTTATACTTAACTGTTTTGCTTTGGCTTACTACTACTTACGATACCTACTTACTTATTCTGAAAGGGTGTTGGTTAGGGATATAACTTCGAGTTAACCATACCTTGTACGCTACGGATGTGTTGGATGTATTATAGATAGGATTCTTTTCCTCCTGTGTTATTAATTGATGATTAACTTCCCTTATATTGTTGCTCCACGTGAATAGTTAGGCTGATCGTGTTGGTACACAATTCGAACTTTGGTAGAACGAAAGTAGAGTGAAGATACAAAGGCTCAAGTTCTATCCAAATGCCCTACCCTCAAAGTAGTCGTTTAAATCATCGACGCGAAGTATAAAAACAGAGAGGTCACTAGTAGACGTGGAGGAAAATATACAAGGTTTATTGAAAACTCGAAAAAAAAACTCTCACAGAGAATCTAAGTAAAAAACAAATAGCAAATTAactggatgaagatatcatgCCGTTCCCGTCCTCTCTAAGTGGGAAactctatttctttttaattCTTTGTCGTCCCCCTTTTCATCGTCATCTAGAGAGGTACCTAGATCGTACGTTGTAGTTAGTAGATTCCGTCTACTCACGGCAAATCATGTCGTCACGAGCAGGACCAGTGCCGATCCATTTCACAGGAACGCCACCTAGTTCACGCTCGATGTACTCGATGTACTTGCGAGCATTGACAGGCAGCTCTTCGTATTTCTTGACACCCATGGTGTTGCTCTTCCAGCCGGGCAGCGAGATGTACTCGACCTGAACTTTGTCGAGGACCGCGGGATCGGCCGGGATGGTGTTCTCTGAGCGAGTGCCGTCGGGAAGAGTATAGGCAACACCGaccttgatctcgtcgaagTCATCGAGGACGTCGAGTTTCGTGAGGTTCAGAGCGGTGTAATGGTTGATTGCTTGGGAATAGCGGAGGAGGACAAGATCGAACCAGCCGCAACGGCGCTTACGACCAGTCGTGACACCGAATTCCCTGCCAACACTCTGGAGCTTCTCGCCATCTGCGTTAAGCTGCTCGCTAGGGAAAGGACCGGAACCGACGCGTGTGGTGTAGGCTTTCACAACACCAATGATGGACTTGATGCTTGTAGGGTTGAGAGACAGCGCTTGCACGGCGCCACCCAGACCGGTAGATGAGGAGGTCACGAAGGGGTAAGTTCcgtggtcgaggtcgagCAAGAGGGCATTCGCGCCCTCAACCAGGGTGTTGGGCGAATCCTTgtgcttgttgaagaaggccaaTTGGTCGACGATGTGGGGGACGAGTTGCTTACGGTACTCCTTGAACCGATTGATCTCGTCCTCAACATCGTAGTTCAGCTCCCCGAATCGTGCCGTATATCCAGAGTGAAGAGTCCTTAGCTTTCGCTCAAAgacttcctcatccaagaTCTCCCCGACACGCACACCTCTCCTTGCGGCCTTGTCGGCGTAGCAAGGTCCGATTCCCTTACCAGTGGTTCCCACCTTCCGGCCACCAAGacccttctcctccaacccatcGACAACGGAATGCAAATCGAAACAGACGTGGGCGCGGTCCGAGATGAAAGCGCGGGCCGCAGCACCCTTCAAACCCTTGCC
This region of Aspergillus puulaauensis MK2 DNA, chromosome 5, nearly complete sequence genomic DNA includes:
- a CDS encoding uncharacterized protein (COG:A;~EggNog:ENOG410PFJ5;~InterPro:IPR027417,IPR001650,IPR014001,IPR011545, IPR000629;~PFAM:PF00270,PF00271;~go_function: GO:0003676 - nucleic acid binding [Evidence IEA];~go_function: GO:0005524 - ATP binding [Evidence IEA]) produces the protein MLVAFRRSAVSHALRSSPRTLSARPTPQRLQSLYSSITGPSYAPKSLFHSSPFRFSSSAISVEKDATEKFDLDQPGQSTSFRKLAEDGTVSRPLIDCITSHLRLENMTEVQRLTIPESVNGGDLLAQAKTGTGKTLAFLVPVLERLAKDRSLNKSIIRRGRKVGTIDIRSIIISPTRELAEQIADQAAPLASRLGLIVQKAVGGTQKRDALRRVYAEGCHILVATPGRLRDLLSNHVSGVTAPKLSSLVLDEADRLLDQGFAPELMEIQNLLPDPKEVDRQTLMFSATVAPEVVGMVRNTMKPDFKFIKTVNDNEIPTHLSVPQKTVILNGLENAMPALLELVKLNLDRVPPFKAIVYLNSTKHTSTAYEIFRHLLIDPETPRSGNPLDPLFRGEIHSRLSQAERTRVSNKFRRCKSGILFSSDVTSRGMDFPGVTHVIQIGTPRDRDTYIHRLGRTARAGRTGEGWIFLHQGEKGAFDRMMRDIPVHVDNTTLTTAGLNMLDEAEVTPEALSTLMQVKSATAQLLPEAKEETISAILATLSGIFKNKRMLSTAIQDLSVHGFGLRSTPSMSEYRSQILGLDQEDGFVVRTHRRTNPRGGRDFARGRGHGRDSFGGGRDRRDSFGGRRESSGGRRESFGGGRDRGSGRGRGERRERENIGEWLHQRRDEWA
- the adB gene encoding adenylosuccinate synthase ADE12 (COG:F;~EggNog:ENOG410PFCH;~InterPro:IPR018220,IPR027417,IPR042110,IPR042111, IPR033128,IPR001114,IPR042109;~PFAM:PF00709;~go_function: GO:0004019 - adenylosuccinate synthase activity [Evidence IEA];~go_function: GO:0005525 - GTP binding [Evidence IEA];~go_process: GO:0006164 - purine nucleotide biosynthetic process [Evidence IEA]) translates to MTVTIVLGSQWGDEGKGKITDMLSQQATLCCRAAGGHNAGHTIVHGNTTYDFHILPSGLVSERCINLIGAGTVVHVPSFFKELLALEGKGLKGAAARAFISDRAHVCFDLHSVVDGLEEKGLGGRKVGTTGKGIGPCYADKAARRGVRVGEILDEEVFERKLRTLHSGYTARFGELNYDVEDEINRFKEYRKQLVPHIVDQLAFFNKHKDSPNTLVEGANALLLDLDHGTYPFVTSSSTGLGGAVQALSLNPTSIKSIIGVVKAYTTRVGSGPFPSEQLNADGEKLQSVGREFGVTTGRKRRCGWFDLVLLRYSQAINHYTALNLTKLDVLDDFDEIKVGVAYTLPDGTRSENTIPADPAVLDKVQVEYISLPGWKSNTMGVKKYEELPVNARKYIEYIERELGGVPVKWIGTGPARDDMICRE